A window of Fragaria vesca subsp. vesca linkage group LG7, FraVesHawaii_1.0, whole genome shotgun sequence contains these coding sequences:
- the LOC101300670 gene encoding ARF guanine-nucleotide exchange factor GNOM-like translates to MGRVKLQSGIKAGGEPKDSNGHYSDKATLACIINSEIGTVLAVMRRNVRWGGRYASDDDQREHSLIHSLKALRKKIFSCQHQLNTISPAVYLQPFLDVIRSDETGAPITGVALASVYNILTLDVIDQNSVNLEDAMHLLIDAITGCRFEVTDPASEEVVLMKILQVLLACMKSKASFMLSNQQVCTIVNTCFRIVHQAATKGELLQRIARHTMHELVRCIFSHLPDICSTENALSNGSTSSKEETLGLNNEHALDSRQLDNGSISAEYDSQLLSTNPALHASPGVVESGMGEKPTGASDGKDAGQNDLNLMTEPFGVPSMVEIFQFLCSLLNVAEHIGLGPKSNTIAFDEDVPLFSLTVVNSAIELGGSSIQRHPKLLNLVRDELFQNLMQFGLSTSPLILSMVCSIVLNLYHHLRTELKLQLEAFFSCVILRLAESRYGASYQQQEVAMEALVDFCRQKNFMVEMYANLDCDVTCSNIFEDLANLLSKSAFPVNSPLSSIHILALDGLIAVIQGMTERVDNGSSSLSDTPVTLEEYTPFWMVKCDNYSDPNHWVPFVRRMKYIKRRLMTGAEHFNHDPKKGLEFVQGIHLLPEKLDPQSVAWFFRYTAGLDKNLIGDFLGNHDEFCIQVLHKFAGTFDFQDMNLDTALRIFLETFRLPGESQKIQRVLEAFSERYYEQSPLILADKDAALLLSYSTILLNTDHHNVQVKKKMTEEDFIRNNRHINGGEDLPREFLSELYHSICKNEIRTTPEQGAGFPEMNPSRWIDLIHKSKKNASFIVSDSRAYLDQDMFSIVSGPTIAAISVVFDNAEQEEVYQTCLDGFLAVAKISACYHLEDVLDDLVVSLCKFTTLLNSSYLDEPELEFGDDIKARMSTVMVFTIANRYGDYIRTGWRNIIDCILRLHKLGLLPAHVVQDAADESEFPSETDHGKPVTNSQPTIHTPSVSTPKKSSGFMGRFSQLLYLDTEEPKPQPTEEELAAHQCTVQTVQECHIDSIFTESKFLQAESLLQLSQALIWAAGQLQKGNKSAEDEDTVVFCLELLIAITLNNRDRIMLLWQGVYEFISNIVQSTFMPSALVEKAVFGLLRICQRLLPYKENLADELLRSLQLVLKLDARVADAYCEQITQEVSRLVKANASHIRSQLGWRIITSLLSITARHPDASEAGFDALFFIMSGGAHLLPANYVLCVDASRQFAESRVGQVDRSVCALDLMAGSVDCLARWAREAKLSMNEEDAVKMSQDIGEMWLRLVQGLRKVCLDQREVVRNHALLLLRNCLTGVDGIPLPYGMWLQCFDLVIFTVLDDLLEIAQVHSQKEYRNMEGTLILAMKLLSKVFLQLLPELSHLTTFYKVWLGVISRMGNYMKVKVGGRKSEKLQDEVPELLKNTLLVMNLRGVLVQKSGSGEDGLWEQTWLHVNKIAPSLQAEVLAQILVQSHTEQGETEGVSDEKDPLLPTETIPSGASGSGG, encoded by the exons ATGGGGCGTGTAAAGCTGCAAAGTGGAATCAAGGCAGGGGGAGAGCCAAAGGACTCTAACGGACACTATTCCGACAAAGCTACTTTGGCTTGCATCATTAATTCAGAAATAGGTACTGTGTTAGCGGTTATGAGAAGGAATGTAAGGTGGGGAGGACGCTATGCATCAGATGATGATCAGAGGGAGCATTCTCTAATCCATTCTTTGAAGGCTTTGCGCAAGAAGATTTTTTCATGTCAGCATCAGTTGAATACCATCAGTCCTGCTGTGTATCTCCAGCCGTTTCTGGATGTAATTAGATCTGATGAAACTGGTGCACCGATCACTGGTGTTGCTCTGGCATCTGTTTACAATATCTTGACGCTTGATGTGATCGATCAGAATTCTGTCAACCTTGAAGATGCTATGCACTTGTTAATTGATGCTATTACTGGCTGCCGATTTGAGGTGACCGACCCTGCGTCAGAAGAAGTGGTTCTTATGAAGATACTACAGGTTCTTCTGGCCTGCATGAAGAGTAAAGCATCTTTTATGTTGAGTAATCAGCAGGTTTGCACTATAGTGAATACATGTTTCCGTATAGTTCATCAAGCAGCAACAAAGGGCGAGTTGTTGCAACGGATAGCTCGCCACACAATGCATGAGCTTGTTAGATGTATTTTCTCACATCTTCCAGATATCTGTAGCACTGAAAATGCATTGTCAAATGGAAGCACTTCCTCCAAAGAAGAG ACTCTGGGGCTCAACAATGAGCATGCACTTGACAGTAGACAATTGGATAATGGCAGCATTAGTGCTGAGTACGACAGTCAACTATTATCCACAAATCCTGCTTTGCATGCTTCACCAGGCGTTGTAGAATCTGGGATGGGTGAGAAGCCAACTGGGGCTTCTGATGGGAAGGATGCTGGGCAAAATGACTTGAATCTCATGACTGAGCCTTTTGGGGTTCCCAGCATGGTGGAAATATTTCAGTTTCTTTGTTCTTTGTTAAACGTTGCTGAGCATATAGGATTGGGTCCTAAATCTAATACCATAGCATTTGATGAAGATGTGCCTCTTTTTTCCTTGACCGTGGTTAATTCGGCTATAGAGTTGGGTGGGTCCTCCATTCAGCGTCACCCCAAGTTACTGAATTTGGTTCGGGATGAATTGTTTCAAAATCTAATGCAATTCGGCCTGTCAACAAGTCCACTTATACTTTCAATGGTATGCAGCATTGTTCTTAATTTGTATCACCATCTGCGGACTGAACTTAAACTACAGCTTGAGGCTTTCTTCTCCTGTGTGATATTGAGGCTTGCAGAAAGCAGGTATGGAGCTTCTTATCAACAGCAGGAGGTAGCCATGGAAGCTCTAGTCGATTTCTGCAGGCAGAAAAATTTTATGGTGGAGATGTACGCTAATTTAGATTGTGACGTAACTTGCAGTAATATCTTTGAAGATCTTGCTAATCTGTTGTCAAAGAGTGCATTCCCTGTTAACAGCCCTTTGTCTTCCATTCACATTCTTGCTTTGGATGGTCTTATTGCTGTTATTCAGGGAATGACAGAGAGGGTAGATAATGGATCTAGTAGTTTATCTGATACTCCTGTGACTCTTGAAGAGTACACTCCATTCTGGATGGTGAAGTGTGACAACTACAGCGATCCTAATCATTGGGTTCCGTTTGTTCGCCGGATGAAGTACATAAAGCGAAGGTTGATGACTGGTGCCGAACATTTTAACCATGACCCAAAGAAAGGGTTGGAGTTCGTCCAAGGAATTCATCTCTTGCCTGAGAAACTTGATCCTCAAAGTGTGGCTTGGTTTTTCAGGTATACAGCTGGGTTGGACAAGAACCTTATTGGGGATTTCTTGGGAAATCATGATGAGTTTTGCATTCAGGTTCTTCATAAATTTGCTGGTACCTTTGATTTCCAAGATATGAACTTAGATACTGCACTCCGCATTTTTTTGGAAACGTTTAGATTGCCTGGTGAATCACAGAAAATACAGAGGGTGCTTGAAGCATTCTCAGAGAGGTACTATGAGCAGTCTCCACTAATTCTAGCTGACAAGGACGCTGCTCTTCTGTTATCATATTCAACCATACTGCTCAATACAGATCATCACAATGTTCAGGTGAAGAAGAAGATGACAGAAGAGGATTTCATTCGAAATAATCGGCACATCAATGGAGGCGAGGATCTTCCCCGAGAGTTCCTGTCAGAGCTGTACCACTCAATATGCAAGAATGAGATCCGCACTACTCCAGAACAAGGTGCTGGTTTTCCTGAAATGAACCCAAGCAGATGGATTGATTTAATTCACAAATCTAAGAAGAATGCTTCATTTATTGTATCCGATTCCAGAGCCTACCTTGATCAAGATATGTTCTCTATAGTGTCTGGGCCTACAATTGCTGCTATATCTGTGGTATTTGATAATGCTGAACAGGAAGAGGTCTACCAAACATGTCTTGATGGCTTTTTAGCTGTTGCCAAGATTTCAGCATGCTATCATCTTGAAGATGTTTTGGATGATCTGGTTGTGTCTCTCTGTAAGTTCACAACCCTCTTAAATTCGTCATATCTTGACGAACCTGAACTAGAATTTGGTGATGATATAAAAGCGAGAATGTCAACTGTGATGGTTTTCACAATTGCCAACCGCTATGGTGATTACATTCGTACTGGATGGAGAAATATTATTGACTGTATCTTAAGATTACACAAGCTTGGTCTTCTTCCTGCTCATGTGGTTCAAGATGCAGCTGATGAGTCGGAGTTTCCCTCTGAGACAGATCATGGAAAACCTGTCACGAATTCCCAACCTACAATTCATACACCTTCCGTTAGTACTCCTAAGAAATCCTCTGGATTCATGGGCCGGTTTAGTCAGCTCTTATATCTTGACACAGAGGAGCCGAAACCACAGCCTACTGAAGAAGAACTCGCTGCTCATCAGTGCACCGTACAGACAGTTCAAGAGTGCCACATTGACAGCATATTTACCGAGAGCAAATTTTTGCAGGCTGAATCCCTCTTACAGCTTTCACAAGCACTGATCTGGGCTGCAGGCCAACTACAGAAAGGGAATAAATCTGCTGAGGATGAAGATACTGTTGTCTTTTGCTTGGAATTGCTGATTGCTATTACCCTGAATAATAGGGATAGGATTATGCTTCTTTGGCAGGGTGTGTATGAGTTCATATCTAACATTGTGCAGTCAACTTTCATGCCTTCTGCCCTGGTAGAAAAGGCTGTCTTTGGACTTCTTCGGATTTGCCAGCGGCTGCTTCCCTATAAGGAAAACCTTGCTGATGAACTTTTGAGGTCACTGCAGCTTGTCTTGAAGCTCGATGCTCGGGTTGCCGATGCATACTGTGAGCAAATTACACAGGAAGTCAGTCGGCTTGTAAAAGCAAATGCCTCTCACATCAGATCTCAATTGGGTTGGCGCATAATTACATCCCTACTCTCAATCACTGCTCGACATCCAGATGCCTCTGAGGCTGGCTTTGACGCACTGTTCTTCATTATGTCAGGTGGAGCTCACTTGTTGCCAGCCAATTATGTTCTCTGTGTTGATGCGTCACGACAGTTTGCTGAGTCTCGTGTTGGGCAGGTAGATCGTTCTGTATGCGCACTAGATCTTATGGCAGGTTCTGTTGATTGTTTAGCAAGATGGGCCCGTGAGGCTAAGCTATCAATGAATGAGGAGGATGCTGTGAAAATGTCTCAGGATATTGGGGAAATGTGGTTGAGGCTTGTTCAGGGATTGAGAAAAGTTTGTTTAGACCAAAGAGAAGTGGTTAGGAACCATGCTTTGTTGTTGTTACGAAACTGCTTGACAGGAGTTGATGGGATCCCTCTTCCATATGGTATGTGGTTGCAGTGCTTTGATCTTGTGATTTTTACAGTGCTTGATGATTTACTTGAAATTGCACAGGTTCACTCCCAAAAGGAGTACCGCAACATGGAAGGCACTCTGATCCTTGCCATGAAGCTCTTGTCCAAAGTATTTCTGCAGTTACTTCCTGAACTTTCACATTTAACAACCTTTTACAAAGTATGGCTGGGTGTTATAAGTCGAATGGGAAACTATATGAAGGTGAAAGTTGGAGGGAGGAAAAGTGAGAAGCTTCAAGACGAAGTACCTGAGCTACTTAAAAACACCTTGCTTGTAATGAATTTAAGGGGAGTGCTTGTTCAAAAGAGTGGTTCAGGTGAGGATGGCTTGTGGGAGCAGACATGGCTACATGTAAATAAAATTGCTCCATCTTTGCAAGCTGAGGTGCTTGCTCAAATTCTTGTGCAGTCACATACTGAGCAGGGTGAAACAGAGGGAGTATCGGATGAAAAGGATCCTTTACTACCAACTGAAACGATACCCTCTGGAGCTTCTGGCAGTGGTGGGTAG
- the LOC101300958 gene encoding putative DNA-binding protein ESCAROLA-like: MANRWWAGNVAMGVDSLTSTPPSLHLRNSEAEDHNNINNNTPANSSNSDPNTTPPKQEDDQDSRDNNDRELDNQEPSSGGHDSLEPGSSNRRPRGRPPGSKNKPKPPIIITKESPNALRSHVLEISSGSDIVDSIATFAQRRHRGVSVLSGSGIVSNVTLRQPAAPSGVITLHGRFEILSLNGAFLPAPSPPGASGLTVYLGGGQGQVVGGTVVGPLVASGPVMIIAATFTNATYERLPLEEESNEGMQLQQQQQQQQQQQSGVNSAGTGGNSGSQSLSDQQQQQQQVPIYALPPTLLPNGQMPPDVYWGPPPPRPPPSY; this comes from the coding sequence ATGGCGAATCGTTGGTGGGCTGGAAATGTAGCGATGGGAGTGGACTCTCTCACCTCAACGCCGCCGTCTCTTCATCTCAGAAACTCCGAAGCTGAAGACCATAACAACATCAACAACAACACGCCCGCAAACAGCAGCAACAGCGACCCAAACACAACTCCACCTAAGCAGGAAGACGACCAGGACAGCCGCGACAACAACGATCGAGAACTTGACAACCAAGAACCTAGCTCCGGCGGCCACGACAGCCTCGAGCCTGGCTCCAGCAATCGCCGCCCTAGAGGCCGGCCACCGGGCTCAAAGAACAAGCCGAAACCGCCGATAATCATCACCAAAGAGTCTCCCAACGCTCTCCGGAGCCACGTCTTGGAAATCAGCAGCGGCAGCGACATCGTTGACAGTATTGCCACCTTTGCGCAGCGCAGGCACAGAGGAGTCTCCGTCTTGAGCGGCAGCGGCATTGTTTCTAACGTCACTCTCCGTCAGCCGGCTGCGCCGAGTGGAGTCATAACGCTCCATGGAAGGTTCGAGATTCTGTCCTTAAACGGTGCGTTTCTGCCTGCCCCTTCGCCGCCCGGGGCAAGCGGCCTGACCGTGTACTTGGGCGGCGGGCAGGGGCAGGTGGTTGGTGGGACTGTTGTTGGACCACTGGTAGCTTCCGGGCCGGTGATGATCATTGCGGCCACATTTACTAATGCAACTTATGAGAGACTGCCGCTTGAGGAGGAGAGCAATGAAGGGATGCAATTGCAACAGCAACAACAGCAGCAGCAGCAGCAGCAATCCGGTGTGAACTCGGCAGGGACTGGAGGGAATTCGGGGTCTCAGAGTTTGAGTGATCAACAGCAGCAGCAACAACAAGTGCCCATTTACGCTTTGCCTCCTACTTTGCTTCCAAATGGTCAGATGCCGCCTGATGTGTACTGGGGTCCTCCACCGCCTAGACCTCCGCCATCTTACTGA